A genomic window from Natronorubrum aibiense includes:
- a CDS encoding carboxymuconolactone decarboxylase family protein — translation MSRLPLLELDDIPEEYHHLFTDEYLGDRHIFRAWAHNPEVLEATLKYLNTLYDQLGDRQKELVILTVARARGARYEWHQHVDIAREKGVTLEEMRAIGGDDFSPFDESEFVLLQYARAVESGGVTDAIHDALARAYSPAEIVAAGLLIDFYVGLCNYIASVELPFEGGEFVGWTPDDEMVERLFDGDSS, via the coding sequence ATGTCACGACTGCCATTACTCGAACTCGACGACATTCCCGAGGAGTATCACCACCTGTTCACCGATGAATACCTCGGCGACCGCCACATCTTCCGTGCCTGGGCGCACAATCCCGAGGTGCTCGAGGCGACCCTCAAGTATCTGAACACGCTGTACGACCAACTCGGCGACCGCCAAAAGGAGTTGGTCATCCTCACCGTCGCTCGAGCTCGCGGTGCCCGCTACGAATGGCACCAACACGTCGACATCGCTCGCGAGAAGGGCGTCACGCTCGAGGAGATGCGGGCCATCGGTGGCGACGATTTCTCGCCGTTCGACGAGAGCGAGTTCGTTCTGCTCCAGTACGCTCGAGCCGTCGAATCCGGTGGCGTAACGGACGCGATCCATGATGCCCTCGCGCGAGCGTATTCGCCGGCCGAAATCGTCGCGGCCGGCCTGCTCATCGACTTCTACGTGGGGCTGTGTAACTACATCGCGTCCGTCGAGCTGCCGTTCGAAGGCGGCGAGTTCGTCGGCTGGACGCCTGACGACGAGATGGTCGAACGACTCTTCGACGGCGACTCGTCGTAG
- a CDS encoding patatin-like phospholipase family protein has translation MSEDDPTNVAIACQGGGSHTAFTAGVLKGLFREWPDDCELVGISGTSGGAFNALAAWYGLVTADEARAIELLEALWTDLSATDVGDRVLNNWVTGLSRLESSGVPIPQLSPYQTPSSELGKDRIRELLERHIEFEEIPDLCTRDAPELVVGTVDVNAGVFETFVDEQVTPQAVLASAAVPTLFEAVEIDGHLHWDGLFSQNPPIDDLMAIDSDRKPDELWVIQINPQEIEGEPTSLEEIADRRNELAGNISLNQELHVIKRVNEWIDAGHLPEDEFSRTAVRRIPMEENYHCSTKVDRSPSFIRELIDLGELRAAAFLEAGPPDESAYTVSEPRHSHQTN, from the coding sequence ATGAGTGAGGACGATCCGACGAACGTCGCCATCGCCTGTCAGGGCGGCGGGAGTCACACTGCGTTCACTGCCGGCGTCCTCAAAGGCCTGTTCCGCGAGTGGCCCGACGATTGTGAACTGGTCGGGATCAGCGGGACCTCCGGCGGCGCGTTCAACGCCCTCGCGGCGTGGTACGGGCTCGTCACGGCCGACGAGGCCCGCGCCATCGAACTCCTCGAGGCACTCTGGACCGATCTGTCGGCGACCGACGTCGGCGATCGGGTCCTGAATAACTGGGTGACAGGGCTCTCGCGACTCGAGAGCAGCGGGGTTCCAATTCCACAGCTCAGCCCGTACCAGACCCCTAGCTCGGAGCTTGGGAAAGACCGGATCAGAGAACTGCTCGAACGGCACATCGAATTCGAGGAGATCCCCGACCTCTGTACGCGAGACGCCCCGGAACTCGTCGTCGGGACGGTCGACGTCAACGCGGGCGTGTTCGAGACGTTCGTTGACGAGCAGGTGACGCCGCAAGCGGTGCTTGCGTCGGCTGCCGTCCCGACCCTTTTCGAAGCCGTCGAGATCGACGGCCACCTCCACTGGGATGGCCTCTTCTCGCAGAACCCACCGATCGACGATCTCATGGCCATCGATTCCGATCGCAAGCCCGACGAACTGTGGGTCATCCAGATCAATCCCCAAGAGATCGAGGGCGAACCCACCTCGCTCGAGGAGATTGCCGACCGGCGAAACGAACTCGCAGGAAATATTTCGCTGAACCAGGAGCTCCACGTCATCAAGCGCGTCAACGAGTGGATCGACGCGGGACACCTCCCCGAGGACGAATTTTCGAGGACCGCCGTTCGACGGATCCCGATGGAAGAGAACTACCACTGTTCGACGAAGGTCGATCGGAGCCCGTCGTTCATCCGCGAGCTGATCGACCTCGGCGAACTACGCGCAGCTGCGTTTCTCGAGGCCGGCCCGCCCGACGAGAGCGCGTACACTGTCTCGGAGCCACGCCACAGTCATCAGACCAACTAA
- a CDS encoding SDR family oxidoreductase: MANSSTELRPPELSTDDLLQVPDDYFTTDTVAIVTGGGSGIGQATSVALAINGLTVAAVDIDEEGLEETVDVATSLDADGRVVPIEGDLTDDEAVEATVDEAADLGTIRYAANIAGMQHIASLADFPMETYDFMHDLMLRSPFLLSKLVIPHIEATDDGVGAIGNMSSVHGHYATQNKPAYITLKHGLTGLTRAIAAEGSGSLRGFSVSVGYVLTPLMVGQIKDTAEERGISEQEVIEDVMLGQARTKEMMTPAEVANLFVFGFSSHARHLNGGDLLWDGGYTTTYE, from the coding sequence ATGGCGAACAGTTCCACTGAATTGAGGCCACCGGAGCTTTCGACCGACGACTTGCTTCAGGTTCCAGACGATTATTTTACGACAGATACTGTCGCGATCGTCACCGGCGGCGGATCAGGCATCGGACAAGCAACGAGCGTCGCACTCGCGATCAACGGGCTGACCGTCGCTGCCGTTGACATCGACGAAGAAGGGCTCGAGGAAACAGTCGATGTCGCAACGTCGCTAGATGCCGATGGACGAGTTGTCCCAATCGAGGGCGACCTTACCGACGACGAGGCCGTAGAGGCGACCGTCGACGAAGCCGCCGACCTCGGGACGATCCGCTATGCCGCGAACATCGCCGGGATGCAACACATCGCATCGCTCGCCGACTTCCCGATGGAGACGTACGATTTCATGCACGATCTCATGCTCCGATCGCCGTTCTTGCTGTCGAAACTGGTTATCCCACATATCGAGGCAACGGACGACGGCGTCGGTGCGATCGGGAACATGTCCTCAGTGCACGGTCACTACGCGACGCAGAACAAACCGGCGTACATCACGCTTAAACACGGCCTCACGGGACTGACTCGAGCGATCGCGGCCGAAGGTAGCGGATCACTTCGAGGATTCTCGGTGAGCGTCGGCTACGTGCTGACGCCGCTGATGGTTGGTCAGATCAAAGACACGGCCGAAGAGCGCGGCATCTCCGAACAGGAGGTGATCGAAGACGTGATGCTCGGGCAGGCTCGCACCAAAGAGATGATGACGCCCGCCGAGGTGGCGAACCTGTTCGTCTTCGGATTCTCGAGTCACGCGAGACACCTGAACGGTGGCGACCTGCTCTGGGACGGTGGCTACACCACGACGTATGAGTGA
- a CDS encoding FixH family protein → MNAHKPLLALVLIGMLSVGAITPVAAHETQNVDGYDITFGGADEPLITGERMWLELEVVDTETGEPIENEAENLIVSVQATGSDKTPLDVTEKHGEPGVYQAPVIFTESGDYMIHLEGSIEGTEVHTHFEKEVHDHTALEYPSDGSQTADDSDESQTDETRTDESGFGSVGVVMVGIGAVAAIGAFLLRRQR, encoded by the coding sequence ATGAACGCCCACAAACCATTGCTTGCACTCGTACTGATCGGAATGCTGAGCGTCGGTGCTATCACGCCAGTTGCAGCCCACGAAACACAGAACGTCGACGGGTACGACATCACTTTCGGCGGTGCGGACGAACCCCTCATTACCGGCGAACGAATGTGGTTGGAACTCGAAGTCGTCGATACCGAGACAGGGGAACCGATCGAAAATGAGGCCGAGAACCTGATCGTTTCCGTTCAGGCCACCGGGAGCGATAAGACACCGCTCGACGTCACCGAGAAACACGGCGAGCCCGGTGTCTACCAAGCACCCGTGATCTTTACCGAGTCCGGCGATTACATGATCCACCTCGAGGGGAGTATCGAAGGCACTGAGGTTCACACCCACTTCGAAAAAGAAGTCCACGATCACACCGCACTGGAATATCCCAGTGACGGATCACAGACTGCAGACGATAGTGACGAGTCTCAGACCGACGAGACTCGAACTGATGAGTCCGGATTCGGATCCGTTGGCGTCGTGATGGTTGGAATCGGTGCCGTGGCAGCTATCGGTGCGTTCCTCCTGCGTCGGCAACGCTGA
- a CDS encoding sulfite exporter TauE/SafE family protein — protein MAATSFGNVLVTSLPIDSVPMESFLAHWWVFPVSIVFSTIALASGVSGALFFSPFFLLVVGLQPAQAIGAGLLTEVFGMGNGLRSYVKQGLVDYATAKWLLLGAVPSIVIGAFAAQYAPEGLLRGIFGVGLVVLGGFLVYYEPPDKCVPGEGEGPYLERKNTGRGSTVVEATNGERYAYDTCWRPPGVALATTGGFITGLISAGLPEIVTTQLVIRCRVPPRVAIATSVFVLAVAAVAGAAVRALSATPVWYVVAWSIPGVLIGGTIGTRTGKYVPSDLMELGLGVIFGLVSGIVLVTTFLL, from the coding sequence ATGGCAGCGACATCGTTCGGCAACGTACTCGTGACCAGTTTGCCGATCGACTCGGTTCCAATGGAGTCGTTCCTCGCACACTGGTGGGTGTTTCCAGTGTCGATCGTGTTTTCGACGATCGCGCTCGCTTCGGGCGTGTCGGGAGCGCTCTTTTTTAGTCCGTTCTTTCTACTGGTCGTCGGACTGCAACCGGCTCAGGCGATCGGTGCCGGACTTTTGACGGAGGTGTTCGGGATGGGGAATGGGCTCCGATCATACGTCAAGCAGGGGCTCGTCGACTACGCGACGGCCAAGTGGCTCTTACTCGGTGCCGTGCCGTCGATCGTTATCGGTGCGTTCGCCGCGCAATACGCCCCAGAAGGGCTGCTACGTGGTATCTTCGGCGTCGGACTGGTCGTCCTCGGCGGGTTTCTCGTCTACTACGAGCCGCCCGACAAGTGCGTTCCCGGTGAGGGTGAAGGACCGTATCTGGAACGAAAGAACACGGGACGAGGTTCAACCGTCGTCGAGGCCACCAATGGCGAGCGGTACGCGTACGATACCTGCTGGCGCCCACCCGGCGTGGCGCTGGCGACGACAGGAGGATTCATTACCGGACTCATCAGCGCTGGCCTTCCGGAAATCGTCACGACACAGCTCGTGATTCGATGTCGCGTCCCACCTCGAGTCGCGATCGCAACGTCAGTTTTCGTTCTCGCTGTCGCCGCTGTTGCCGGGGCGGCTGTCCGCGCGCTAAGTGCGACCCCCGTCTGGTACGTCGTCGCCTGGTCGATTCCGGGCGTGCTGATCGGCGGGACGATCGGCACCCGTACGGGAAAATACGTCCCGAGCGACCTGATGGAACTGGGGCTCGGTGTCATCTTTGGACTCGTCAGCGGGATCGTTCTCGTGACGACGTTCCTGTTGTAA
- a CDS encoding Rrf2 family transcriptional regulator, with translation MNGSSRLVVATHVLTVLAVVRDERLSSEKLAWSLNTNPVVVRRLLGSLRDAELVTSKRGPNGGFALARSPDDVTLSDIYEALEIESLFTFHPNEPNDECPVGDNIQAILTETLQPAEAALKDELKTITIADLSLQILEQSSTPIESVESADLGD, from the coding sequence ATGAATGGGAGTAGTCGGCTCGTCGTCGCGACGCACGTGCTGACAGTGCTTGCCGTCGTTCGTGATGAACGCCTCTCCTCGGAAAAACTCGCTTGGAGTCTCAATACCAACCCTGTCGTCGTCCGTCGTCTCCTCGGATCCCTGCGGGATGCCGAGCTCGTGACGTCCAAACGGGGACCGAACGGCGGGTTCGCACTGGCCCGGAGTCCGGACGATGTAACGCTGTCCGACATCTACGAGGCGCTCGAGATCGAGTCGCTCTTTACGTTTCATCCGAACGAACCGAACGACGAATGCCCCGTCGGCGATAACATCCAGGCAATCCTCACCGAGACGCTGCAACCGGCTGAGGCCGCCCTGAAAGACGAACTCAAGACAATCACGATCGCCGATCTCAGCCTGCAGATTCTCGAGCAGTCATCGACGCCGATCGAAAGCGTCGAAAGCGCCGATCTTGGTGACTGA
- a CDS encoding alpha/beta fold hydrolase has product MTNELTHQEWTEAQEETTIMVDTHDLTVSYYDEGDTEASENPLVFLHGIPTWSYLWRGVAPAFEDDRRVIAPDFVGYGNSAMHDGFDRSIRAQEQVLDGLVAQLEVDQIDLVAHDIGGGVALRYAAHNPDAVGKLVLSNSIAYDSWPIQFIVDLGLPGTINDMSVDDVDEQLTQMFQSTLIEPDDEFVEAMASRFRSDEGRISLSRNAIATNTSHTTEIDYNAITAETSFIWGENDGFQPIEFAEQLNDDLEDTAGIARLDANHWVPEDRSTAFVDALSSFLE; this is encoded by the coding sequence ATGACGAACGAACTGACCCATCAGGAATGGACGGAGGCACAGGAGGAAACGACGATCATGGTCGACACGCACGACCTGACGGTATCGTACTACGACGAGGGCGACACTGAGGCATCGGAAAACCCACTCGTGTTCCTCCACGGGATTCCGACGTGGTCGTATCTCTGGCGTGGCGTCGCACCGGCCTTCGAAGACGATCGGCGAGTGATCGCACCGGACTTCGTTGGCTACGGGAACTCCGCGATGCACGACGGTTTCGATCGATCGATCCGCGCCCAAGAGCAGGTACTCGACGGACTGGTAGCGCAACTCGAGGTCGACCAGATCGATCTCGTCGCTCACGACATCGGTGGTGGCGTCGCGCTCCGGTACGCGGCACACAACCCGGATGCGGTCGGAAAACTCGTGCTTTCGAACTCGATCGCGTACGACTCGTGGCCGATACAGTTCATCGTCGATCTCGGCCTTCCCGGAACGATCAACGACATGTCCGTCGATGACGTCGACGAACAACTCACCCAGATGTTCCAGTCGACGCTCATCGAGCCCGACGACGAGTTCGTAGAGGCGATGGCCTCCCGCTTTCGCAGCGACGAGGGTCGGATTTCCCTCAGTCGAAACGCGATCGCGACGAATACGAGCCACACGACCGAAATCGACTACAATGCCATCACGGCGGAAACGTCCTTCATCTGGGGAGAAAACGACGGATTCCAGCCGATCGAGTTCGCAGAGCAGTTGAACGACGACCTCGAGGACACCGCTGGTATAGCCCGACTCGACGCAAATCATTGGGTTCCGGAGGATCGCTCGACGGCGTTCGTCGATGCTCTCTCGAGTTTCCTCGAGTGA
- a CDS encoding thioredoxin family protein produces the protein MSERTDPAEPSTLIVELEDGSELDDILELEATVLVDFYADWCGPCQLMEGTVEAVAEAVDAPVVKVDVDAFPQVAARFDVSSIPTFIGFTQSEPSDRLIGMQDEESVRQLVD, from the coding sequence ATGTCCGAACGGACAGATCCAGCTGAACCCAGCACATTGATCGTTGAACTCGAGGACGGCTCCGAACTCGACGACATTCTCGAACTCGAAGCCACCGTCCTCGTCGATTTCTACGCGGACTGGTGTGGCCCATGTCAACTAATGGAAGGAACAGTCGAAGCAGTTGCAGAAGCTGTCGATGCACCTGTCGTGAAAGTGGATGTCGACGCGTTTCCGCAAGTCGCTGCCCGCTTCGACGTCAGTTCGATTCCGACCTTCATTGGATTCACCCAGAGTGAGCCATCCGATCGACTCATCGGAATGCAAGACGAGGAGTCGGTGCGACAACTCGTCGACTGA
- a CDS encoding NAD(P)H-hydrate epimerase: MDLDAFRTTTDRRVTAVTAEEMRDVDRVAIEAYGLSLLQMMEQAGRGLTRETFALANGGSVVVLAGGGGNGGGGLACARHLANRSYPVTVVLDREPAALSGVVAAQHELLERMGIPIRTDVTALETPALVVDALVGYGLEGPLRGLTREFVQWAENAETTVLSLDVPSGIDATTGAEPGDAVHPARTFTLALPKTGLRDTTGELVLGDISIPSGVYETIGIPYTPPFGHEFSVRLTIT, encoded by the coding sequence ATGGATCTCGACGCGTTTCGAACGACGACCGACCGTCGCGTGACTGCAGTGACCGCCGAGGAGATGCGCGACGTCGACCGGGTCGCTATCGAGGCGTACGGCCTCTCGTTGCTCCAGATGATGGAACAGGCCGGCCGTGGACTCACTCGCGAGACGTTCGCCCTTGCGAACGGCGGCTCCGTCGTCGTCCTCGCTGGCGGGGGCGGGAACGGCGGTGGCGGCCTCGCGTGTGCTCGCCACCTCGCGAACCGTTCGTATCCAGTTACTGTCGTTCTCGACCGAGAGCCAGCGGCGCTTTCGGGTGTCGTCGCGGCGCAGCACGAACTCCTCGAGCGGATGGGGATTCCGATCCGGACTGATGTGACAGCGCTCGAAACGCCGGCGCTGGTGGTCGATGCACTCGTCGGCTACGGACTCGAGGGACCACTCCGTGGTCTGACTCGAGAGTTCGTCCAGTGGGCTGAAAACGCGGAGACGACAGTGCTGTCGCTGGACGTCCCGTCCGGGATTGACGCGACGACGGGTGCGGAACCCGGCGATGCCGTCCACCCGGCGCGCACATTCACGCTTGCGCTTCCAAAGACCGGACTCCGAGACACGACGGGCGAACTCGTTCTCGGTGATATCAGCATCCCGTCCGGCGTCTACGAGACGATCGGCATTCCGTACACGCCGCCGTTCGGTCACGAATTTTCCGTTCGTCTCACAATAACATGA
- a CDS encoding hotdog family protein yields the protein MSIDTTIYFSQSLEFYGPVFIGETVTARCRSDEQLDGNRYRLTTRVENETEETIFDGTATVLIDELPLE from the coding sequence ATGTCAATCGATACCACAATTTATTTTTCTCAGTCGCTCGAGTTCTACGGGCCGGTTTTCATCGGAGAGACGGTCACAGCACGGTGTCGAAGTGACGAACAGCTCGACGGCAACAGATATCGGCTCACGACTCGAGTCGAAAACGAGACCGAGGAGACAATTTTCGACGGAACCGCGACCGTTCTCATCGACGAGTTACCGCTGGAGTGA
- a CDS encoding peroxiredoxin family protein, with product MTELTDFELPNAAAGPDPLRLREYASDPDRDAIVLLFQRDYHCPKCREQVQTVASRYDEFVDRRTAVISILPESIEQATRWNDQYDLPFPLLADESKTTSDQYDQPTRFGALGSLHDMVGRMPEAVLIDATGQEPTIEYVHRGKLPADRPTVDDLLERIDALVSARV from the coding sequence ATGACTGAACTTACCGATTTCGAACTCCCGAACGCCGCAGCCGGCCCAGATCCGCTTCGACTGCGCGAATACGCCTCGGATCCCGACCGAGACGCGATCGTGCTGCTGTTTCAACGAGACTACCACTGCCCGAAGTGTCGAGAACAGGTCCAGACGGTCGCCTCGAGGTACGACGAGTTCGTCGACCGCCGAACGGCCGTCATCTCGATCCTTCCCGAGTCCATCGAACAGGCAACGCGTTGGAACGACCAGTACGACCTTCCATTTCCGCTCTTGGCCGACGAATCGAAGACGACGAGCGACCAGTACGATCAGCCCACGCGGTTCGGTGCGCTCGGCTCGCTCCACGACATGGTCGGACGGATGCCCGAAGCAGTCCTCATCGACGCGACCGGCCAGGAACCGACGATCGAGTACGTCCACCGCGGCAAACTGCCCGCCGACCGTCCGACAGTCGACGACCTCTTAGAACGCATCGATGCCCTCGTCTCGGCCCGAGTGTGA
- a CDS encoding helix-turn-helix domain-containing protein: MTPVPDRLYDLPPSGKLVLKVLAVDGAMTQSQLAAETRLSKRTVRYALDALRDTGVLHEQVYFRDARKSLYSVSDSVLTDESTAADD, encoded by the coding sequence ATGACTCCCGTTCCGGACCGACTCTACGACCTTCCGCCGAGTGGCAAACTCGTGTTAAAAGTCCTTGCCGTCGACGGCGCGATGACACAAAGTCAACTCGCAGCCGAAACGCGGCTGAGCAAACGGACCGTTCGGTACGCACTCGATGCGCTCCGTGATACCGGCGTCCTTCACGAACAGGTGTACTTCCGCGACGCGAGAAAATCGCTCTACTCGGTTTCGGATTCGGTGCTGACCGACGAGTCGACGGCCGCGGACGACTGA
- a CDS encoding dihydrolipoyl dehydrogenase, with the protein MEEFDFLVIGSGSGLDVANVAANQGQSVAIIEKGPLGGTCLNRGCIPSKLLLYHADVLETIERADEFHIDATVDDIAFADIVRDVTEEVEADSESIRRGLRSSSAHELFEGEGRFVDERTIEISGGEDDGTRLRADTVLIAAGTRPSVPDIDGIEETTYLTSTDALQLESRPDHLVIVGGGYIAAELGHFFETFGSDVTIIGRRPSLLPEADEEVAAAFTDRYADRFTVHTGHAATAVSEADGTVTVEARPYEYGPDGGLLEDEAPVTVSGDELLIAAGRVPNTDTLNVGAANVETDARGFIETDEYLRTSANGVWALGDIVGEYLLKHSANHEARTAVRNIFGDDLQPVDYSAMPFAVFASPEVAGVGALEQDLRAAGQEYATNTYRYENTARGDAMHAEGFVKVLIDLEGEILGCHIIGPEASSLVQEVVVAMKAGTGTVQDIRDAVHIHPALPEVVQRAFSGQFSRGDGGHHHHH; encoded by the coding sequence ATGGAGGAATTCGATTTCTTAGTTATCGGTTCGGGCTCCGGGCTCGACGTAGCAAACGTCGCGGCGAATCAAGGGCAGTCCGTCGCCATAATCGAGAAGGGGCCGCTCGGCGGCACGTGTCTCAACCGTGGCTGTATTCCGTCGAAGCTGTTGTTGTATCATGCAGACGTTCTGGAAACGATCGAGCGGGCCGACGAGTTCCATATCGACGCGACCGTCGACGATATCGCCTTTGCCGACATCGTCCGCGACGTCACCGAGGAAGTCGAAGCCGATTCCGAGTCGATCCGCCGCGGACTGCGCTCGTCATCCGCTCACGAACTGTTCGAGGGAGAAGGACGGTTCGTCGACGAACGGACCATCGAAATCTCCGGCGGGGAAGACGACGGGACGCGTCTGCGAGCGGACACGGTCCTGATCGCCGCCGGAACCCGGCCGTCGGTTCCTGACATCGACGGCATCGAGGAGACGACCTATCTGACGAGTACCGACGCCCTCCAACTGGAGTCGCGGCCCGACCACCTCGTCATCGTTGGCGGCGGCTACATTGCGGCCGAACTCGGCCACTTCTTCGAGACGTTCGGCAGCGACGTGACGATCATCGGTCGTCGACCCTCTCTCCTCCCGGAGGCCGACGAGGAGGTCGCGGCGGCGTTCACCGATCGATATGCAGACCGATTTACCGTGCACACAGGACACGCTGCGACGGCGGTTTCCGAAGCCGACGGCACGGTGACCGTCGAAGCACGACCGTACGAGTACGGACCTGACGGCGGACTCCTCGAGGACGAAGCCCCTGTGACGGTGTCCGGAGATGAGCTGCTCATCGCAGCGGGGCGCGTTCCCAACACGGACACGCTGAACGTCGGTGCGGCGAACGTCGAGACCGACGCACGCGGCTTCATCGAGACCGACGAGTACCTGCGGACCTCCGCCAACGGCGTGTGGGCACTCGGCGATATCGTCGGCGAATACCTGCTGAAACACAGCGCAAACCACGAGGCGCGAACGGCCGTCCGGAACATCTTCGGCGACGATCTGCAGCCGGTCGACTACAGCGCGATGCCGTTTGCCGTCTTCGCGTCACCCGAAGTCGCCGGGGTCGGCGCGCTCGAGCAGGATCTCCGCGCTGCGGGCCAAGAGTACGCGACGAACACTTACCGCTACGAAAACACCGCTCGCGGCGACGCGATGCACGCCGAGGGGTTCGTGAAGGTGCTCATCGATCTGGAGGGCGAGATTCTCGGCTGTCATATCATCGGCCCGGAGGCGTCGTCGCTCGTTCAGGAAGTCGTCGTCGCGATGAAAGCGGGGACGGGGACAGTACAGGACATTCGCGACGCTGTGCACATCCATCCGGCACTCCCAGAAGTCGTCCAGCGCGCGTTTTCAGGCCAGTTCAGCCGCGGTGATGGCGGCCACCACCATCACCACTGA
- a CDS encoding NAD(P)/FAD-dependent oxidoreductase encodes MTSTTDSPDHYEVAVIGGGPAGLTTALYAARLGHETAVFDRGGGRAAMMQDTHNVLGVPESISGREFLETAVEQLQSYGADYRREYVTDIGRDGSPFELETTDGSATADHVVLATGFNDVRPDPPLPRTGRGLHYCLHCDAHMFVDQSVYVMGHSESAAHVAAIMLNFTDEVDLLTRGEEPEWSDETAAMLETHPIDVIHEDITRIQNGEDGWLKAMEFADGTVREYKGGFAMYGAEYTNGLARELECDINDDGTVDVDDHGRTSTDGVYAVGDLTPGHNQVLIALADGAKAGISIHFALRDFPRDPDLIDEAGPVRSEDVPGIPDALLEQAVDFHTYD; translated from the coding sequence ATGACGAGCACTACCGACTCCCCAGACCACTACGAGGTCGCCGTCATCGGCGGCGGACCGGCCGGACTGACGACTGCCCTCTATGCCGCACGACTCGGACACGAAACCGCAGTCTTCGATCGTGGCGGCGGCCGTGCCGCGATGATGCAGGACACGCACAACGTCCTCGGCGTTCCCGAGTCGATCTCCGGACGCGAGTTCCTCGAGACGGCCGTCGAACAGCTCCAGTCCTACGGCGCGGACTACCGCAGAGAGTACGTGACCGACATCGGCCGTGACGGCAGCCCGTTCGAGCTTGAGACAACCGACGGCTCGGCTACCGCCGACCACGTCGTGCTCGCAACCGGGTTCAACGACGTCCGACCAGATCCACCACTGCCCCGGACCGGCCGTGGCCTGCACTACTGTCTGCACTGCGATGCACACATGTTCGTCGATCAGTCGGTGTACGTGATGGGACATTCGGAGAGTGCCGCCCACGTTGCCGCGATCATGTTGAACTTCACCGACGAGGTCGATCTGCTCACCCGCGGCGAGGAACCGGAATGGAGCGACGAGACGGCCGCGATGCTCGAGACGCATCCGATCGACGTGATCCACGAGGACATTACCAGAATCCAGAACGGCGAGGACGGCTGGTTGAAAGCCATGGAGTTCGCCGACGGAACAGTCCGCGAATACAAAGGCGGATTTGCAATGTACGGCGCCGAGTACACCAACGGACTGGCACGGGAACTCGAGTGTGACATCAACGACGACGGAACCGTCGACGTCGACGATCACGGCCGGACATCTACCGACGGGGTATACGCCGTCGGCGATCTGACACCGGGACACAATCAAGTACTGATCGCACTCGCCGACGGTGCGAAAGCAGGGATTTCGATTCACTTCGCACTGCGCGATTTCCCGCGCGATCCCGACCTCATCGACGAGGCGGGGCCGGTTCGATCCGAAGACGTTCCAGGGATCCCCGATGCCCTCCTCGAGCAGGCCGTCGACTTCCACACGTACGACTGA
- a CDS encoding winged helix-turn-helix transcriptional regulator, giving the protein MSESTEQLEVWCAGKDWCPVTATATLIGKKWHTVVLHRLLDNGPLGFNALKEEVGGISSKVLSDVLEDLEQKQLINREIVNEKPVRVEYSLTDLGKSLESVILEMADWGQKHLMPAETKDNSITSV; this is encoded by the coding sequence ATGAGCGAGTCGACAGAGCAACTGGAAGTGTGGTGTGCGGGCAAAGACTGGTGTCCGGTCACGGCGACTGCAACGCTTATTGGTAAGAAGTGGCATACCGTTGTCCTCCACCGACTGCTCGACAACGGGCCGCTCGGATTTAACGCGCTCAAAGAGGAAGTCGGTGGCATCTCGAGTAAGGTTCTCTCGGATGTCCTCGAGGATTTAGAACAGAAACAGTTGATCAACAGGGAAATCGTCAACGAAAAACCGGTCCGCGTCGAGTACTCGCTGACCGACCTCGGCAAGTCGCTCGAGTCGGTGATCCTCGAGATGGCCGACTGGGGACAGAAACACCTGATGCCTGCCGAGACGAAAGATAACTCGATAACCAGCGTCTGA